GCGGCTTCGGCAGCCTTGGAGGAGGTAGCGGCTTGAGCAGCCTCTTCGGCGGCCTTGGAGGAAGTAGCGGCTTCGGTGGTGGCCTCAGCAGCGGTGGCCTTGGTGGTCTCTTCGGCAGTGGAAGTTCAAGTCGCCGACGCCGTGCACGTGGACGAGGACGCGGAAGGCGCTATGGTGGAAGCGGCGGCTTCGGCGGCAGTGGATATGGTGGCAGCAGCGGCATGGGTGGAGGCCTCGGCGGTTACGGCGGCAGCAGCATGGGTGGAAGCtttggcggcggcagcggcatgGGTGGTGGCCTTGGTGGATACGGCGGAAGTAGCGGCATGAGTGGAGGCCTCGGTGGTtacggcggcagcagcggcatgAGTGGAGGCTACGGCGGATatggtggcagcagcagcatggGTGGAGGCCTTGGAGGATACGGCGGAAGTAGTGGCATGAGTGGAGGCTTCGGTGGATATGGAGGCAGCAGCGGCATGAGTGGAGGCTACGGCGGATACGGCAGCAGCGGCATGGGTGGAGGCCTTGGCGGATATGGTGGTAGCAGCGGCATGAGTGGAGGCTACGGCGGATACGGCAGCAGCGGCATGGGTGGAGGCCTTGGCGGATATGGTGGTAGCAGCGGAATGAGTGGAGGCTACGGCGGATACGGCAGCAGCGGCATGGGTGGAGGCCTTGGCGGATATGGTGGTAGCAGCGGCATGAGTGGAGGCTACGGCGGATACGGCAGCAGCGGCATGGGTGGAGGCCTTGGCGGATATGGTGGTAGCAGCGGCATGAGTGGAGGCTACGGCGGATACGGCAGCAGCGGCATGGGTGGAGGCCTTGGCGGATATGGTGGTAGCAGCGGAATGAGTGGAGGCCTCGGAGGATATGGCGGTAGCAGCGGCATGAGTGGAAGCTACGGAGGCTATGGCAGCAGCGGCATGGGCGGAGGTTTCGGTGGATCCAGCGGCAGCTGGCGGCATGGGTGGAGGTTTCGGCGGAtccagcggcagcggcggcatgGGTGGAGGTTTCGGTGGTCTTAGCAGCCTCGGCAGTTTCGGAGGTGGCTCCAGTGGAGGTCAAGGGGGTAGTTCACAGCAGAAGGTGTCCTTATTCTAATTTACAGCAGTAAATTAGAGACTCGCTTGGGAGAAGATATGTGTGCGAAAATAAACTCCCCCTGTCCCTCGGAAAAAACAGTGTCTGTGCTTTTTACATTACGTTAACACTTTACTTCTGCCTCAATAACATGTGTTTGTGCATTTGATTATGAAATGGCGTATATGCTACTCATGCAGCGTAAGTGACAAGCGAAGGAACCACATAAAAGAATGAAAATAATGCGAAGCCCTTCAATTGCATAGTCAAAAAGCAAAGGAATGTCTGGAAAAACTTATTAGGAGTAAGGAACAAACAATTGTAAGTAAGATGAGAAACATTTAGGCCTATTGACTCATAACGAGCTGGATGGCGCAAATAATTTGTTTCTGCAAGGGTTCTATCAATGAATTCTCAACAGTTCTCGAAAAATAGGACATAAAGACAGAGCCATACGTAAGAGGCGATACATTAGGCCGTTATTGGTGCTTTTCCTAACCATGGGAATTACTAGATTTTTTATGCCGGGATTTATTATGATTGTCTGCAGGGAAGCTCCGTAATTATTTATCCAATGTACAGCGTTTTGTGTGTGAGTGTGAAACAGACATTGCTGCCATTCTACCGAATTTCCAATGGGCTAAATTTAAGGAAACAATACGTTGCCGTTTGCTAGGAGCTAAATACATTAGGCCTGGACAACTCGCATATTCTTAGGCAAAAAGTAGGTCCTGCGCGTTGAATGCTTCTCACAAGCGACTCGAATTAGCAACCTGCATTCAAGTGTAGGTGTTTGTGTGCCGAATCTTTAAGTGCTAGTACGGGCTCAGAAGCGCGCCATTGGCCTGCACACGGCTCTTAAATGGAATGTCTTGGGTTGGCGGGGGCCCCTCAGGACCGTTTGGTTCAGGGTACAGGCAGTGTTTCCAAGAAGCTACAATATGTCATCAATAGCACCTATATTACAACCTATGCGCCCTCTTGGGTGCCTGGGGACATCGCTCTATGAAAACATAAGTGACCGAGCAAGCTGGTAAATTTACTGCGATTAGCATATCTTGGGAACTCTACGCCCTTTTCGGGATGTCCACCCGTATATACATTTCCGAGCGCTGACTTCACGGCAATGCCAATAGGTGGCGCAGGGTGTCCAGAAAGGAACGCGTGAGAGGAGTTCGGTTGCCGCAGGGCACGTTTCGCCGTGTTCACATgcaccggtgcgccatgcatttcagaggccacCGGTAGGCTTCGCGGCCGcgacgctagatggcgccgagtgtatTGTAGGGAGGCGTCAAAGAGGAGTCCCGTTGGAGTACACGTCTCATACATACCTTGTTTCGACGGCGGCAATACGTTCTGTCGCTATACTTGTATTGATGCAATGCTAACGTATTACTGTCCCCAGTCATCGTCAGATGGGTTCGGCCGCaatactttttttatttatatgtGGAAGCGGCCCGCAACTCTGCCCTAGGCCAGGGCTTCTCAGGACATAGTTaaaaaagttctttgtctgtctgtctctggaAGAGCAGAGGCGTGATGTGCTTTGTCGTGAACTGCAGAGACTGTTGCAGAGGGCTTGAACGGGCGGGATGGGAGTATGCGCGAGCTTCATCTGCATCAGCCGCCCAAGGAGCACTCGTGTTTACAACCTTTCTTCATGCACACCTTTCCGCAAGCGAGCACAAGAAGCACCACTGCCAGCGCTGGATAGCCAATTGCCGGCAACGACTGCCAGGCTAACACTGCTTGCAGCCACAACACAGCGTTACTACTACCGCTTGCACGAAATCTAACCGAATgttgccagaggcagaatatctttCATCGCCcaccgactcctcaaacaaggcTTCCAATTCTCGGAccttgaaatagtatggactccaggacacgagtacCTCCGAGGAAATTAGCGTGCGCAcactgtagcccgagctcatgccatcCCGGTGTCACAAGAGtgggatacggccgcatctatggagccgTATTACAACGCCATATtacaacaccacagattgaacaggcGACAATACCCACGcccacacaagaccctctcacgcgaagacgcagtagcttggcgacaattacaaaccaacacatacccccatttaagcagattacacgcaatacaccctgcactatACACGCACAAATTCCCCCTtcgtaacgactacgcttcctaTATATCAGACCACATGGGCGTGCTCCAACATACAGGTAGCCCCACaaatacccaaccccacacctgacgccgtgctgactagctcaaaccctcgtgaccagcaacaactggtgcggcggcccgggagacagcaagagccgcaggaaccctggactgagggcagcCTCCCAGCACAAGCAGCAAGACACCTACctgcttgttctttttctttttcaataaatgtttttcctccttcTCCTCCAAATTTTaggacgcgtaagcttcgccGTTTAGAGTGgaccgcgatagcattcaaaaattcctgactgcttctcacgcttcccggcaactgaggcttatgtaaccgtaatgtttaccgggaaacgaagacgaagacgagctttctggtagaaacgcggcctcttgcgtgggccgatcccgaaagtTGTGCACAGCCGCGCACAAAACATTACATCGTTTTCAGGTTCTGCtgttgttttgcacttttaatatttaagtctgagaagatttaacataaaaggggTTCACTGTCGACGTTTTGTTCCATTACAGTTGTTTCCAggctgtcattctcgaaattccgaggaataaaattggcaagaatgtaagacaaggtatgagtaactttagtgatagaatggtgtcgCAATATAACCAGCATATagcgcatgtcatatagcaatgCGTGGCACATACATATACCCCAATATACACGCCAACTTTCTCTCACGGACAACTCCGCTGGCGCCGgagccgacaccggattttctgcgaaacgggGTTCTTAACGCTGGCGCACGCAAGTCTGCGCAACGTACCTGCCACTCAAGCGCGACAGACACACTCGGACAAGCTTACTTTCCATACCAGCGAACTCAAGTGTGGAGGAGGAACAAACATttattactgaaaaaaaaaagaatgaaggtTGAGTCCCTATTCCAAGACTCCAGCGGCCACCGCGACCCGCTCAGCTTGATCCATGCAGGAGGCCCTTTTAGGCCTTGAGGTCAGCAATAGCGAGGATGGCCTCCCAGGGTTCCCTTATCAAGGCGAGTACCAAAGGTGAAATAATAGTATCAGGTATTTTGGCGCACTCCCACGTTACGTGAGACAATGAAGGTCAGTACCCGCACCGCGGGCAAGAGGTATTATGCAAGGTTCGGTTTAGTTTACGGTATCTACCTAAATGTGGGTAGGTATGCGtctgtattcttgtatatttctGCGCCTCCTCCGCATTAAATAGTCTGTGTGGTGGTGGGGCCGAGAAACAAATGGCCGGCGAGCGATCACTTGGCCACTTGCAACATTTTTGTTCACGCGTATGCGAACACATTTTAATCTGCGCTAAGTAATCAGGAAATTATTTCTAAGTTATCTGATCAGCGCTGGCTTCAGAAAAAACGCGGTCGGGATCACACACCTTGGTCGGAGCAGGTCGTGAATAGGAATCTCCTGTGCGCACACACGCGCCTATTGCCGAACGAAGTTGTTAAACACACAGTTAACAACGGCAACAGGTTACCGGCCGTAACAACCATAAACATCTATCACTGCAAAGAATAGAATACAAAGTGTAAAGGCAAACATCAGACCGCTACAGTCGTCACTTTCATCCGTAAGCTTCCACATTCATTAAGATTGCAGTGAACTAAGAACGAATATATGAAAGGTTTGCACTACATTTGCAGCTCTGGCATAAGTCTTGTGTCCTCTGCTTACCGTGGTGAAAATCAATATATAGCGGCTGTCTGAGGCATTGCCGGCGGCCACCGTGGCCTATGTACGCAAGTGAATAAACGCCATTTAAGAAGAGCTCACTGTTGGGTGCTGTTATGTGACCAAATATGGTAGTGCCCCTATAGGTACGGAGCGGTAAACGCTGAATagctaacctctttcacgccaacttcgACTGCTGGTAAGGGCCCGAATTCAAAACATTGGAAAAGACAGTCTAAGTAAACGAGCATGTGCAACTTGGCATGTGCCACGGGGCACGGTAACATTCTTACAAACTCTTATACCTTCCTTATTgcaatggccaacagccccaTGCGTGGCACATGCAGCTGTgatgagacgctcgcacacatTATCTGTGACTGCCCGCGCTATACTGCCGAGAGGCAAGCGATGTGCAGAGTGATTGCCCAATTGGAGAATCGTCGACTATCAGAACTGAAACCTCTAGGCTAGTGCTCCCAAAAAACATCCGCGCAGAAGGGCTTATTCGCGCTCCTAAGATTCCTGTGGTCGACGGGGCTTCACAAAAATTTTAAAACACCGCCCCCTgccgctctatagtgtacgcggtGTCTTTGTGCTCGTGTCTCTTTCttactcccccctcccccttccgctttatctctctttttatccccctattCCTTCCCCCCATGCAGGGTacccaaccggaactacctctgattaaccttcctgcctttctttccatcctttctctctctctctctctcatgctcGGTCAACCTTCCAGAGTGGTTTGGTGTCCAGATAGACAAGCAGAATGAGTGGCAAAATTGTGAAGAAGTCGGCAGCAGGAAATTGACGCAGTCCGCTACACGGAAGggaaaagtcgcagtttagcccgaaagcctaagcattgattgcgatagcaaattagtagacagctatacgaagtaagggtactagttttatcggccgtataaacttgtaaacattcgcttactaaattaccaagcatggtgaaACACATATCATCCCACttgatgaccgcgcacactcgctgccaaaacgctgggaTGAGTAGCGTTTGAAGCAGCAGCTGAGTATCGGCTGCCATAGCGATGCGAATGGACAAacgtgttgcgtctcgctccaacgcgaactaagcggcgaaaccacagcgcccacgaagctatcagcgctcggtgcactctgtccccatcgcaggtcaccttcaagatagggcccgtgcggCCACGCGCGGCTGCGGCATACGCACCCACCGTCGGAGTATAGAACATCCTCCCCCCCTTCCACTCCTCCTCCGGTGGCTTGCACTCTTCCTCCCTGTTTTCCTCCCTTGCGAGGGGAATGAGCCTCCATCATCGGCTcaacctcgcgcgctttcactcgcacatgtaCCATAAGGCGCCCGACAACGATGTCgccgcccttggactttatacggactatcacggcgacggcgacgtcgtaagtgcgcctggagtgtccatataattgaaatcgcaataaaaagtggcgGAACCAATCTCACAATGACTGTTGACGGTAATGCGTtgagcattgaatcaatatagcgacacgaggtattgccaccgtcgaaactaTAGTTATATGTGaggtgtgtactgcagcgggaatTCTCTTTCGTTCTTCCTAAGAACAATCGGTGCCATCGAGCACTGCCGCCACGAAGCCTGCAAGtgacctccgaaatgcatggcgcgtcgGCGCTTGCAAACGCTGACAAACGtgtaagggtacggccacgctagcggcaaaaacgcgcgcaccgaaaagcggcaggaatcgagGGTTTTGCGTCGTGCCGCACGAAAAGGGTCTCggcaggcctcggaaactccactggtttttttgtccacgcgaattgcagcgccatccatgagatggatgcgaagccaaaatcgcttttccttttttttttctagtcaaccctctctcaattttgtcgtttctctctcgccttcaactatcggcggcgcggctggcgcgtcCCGCGCTCATCGTCGGCCGTGCTGACAACGGCCCAAAcggcagaaattttttttctgacagtatgcggtcagttttgcggttttcgccttccgcgctagtaGTGTGGTCCATGCAGTACCTCACCGTTGAACCTTTGCCGGCTTTTTTCCGCAATGTATCGCAGCTGTCGCTATTCGTGTGTGGTTCGATCGTGTACGAACAGATAAAGACGAAGTGAGCCacgcgacgtgaaattctaccgcatccctaaagacaacaggtgagcaccgtgctatttactccccggtttttatttgtgatagtaattgtgcgcagtcatacatggctgtccggtggtgaggcagcagctagctaggtgatttgaaaacaccacaacgatgcagtgaatcgttatgtcaacaatcagcgaacataaagctccttataaatatagtaccacctgtgcgtatcgcaaggaacacgtgtgtaggtgtgcgctttgcacttatttctagctaattggtcgccattgATTAAagatgcgtttctgagaattaaggttgacatatcacaactagtattctgccgcgacgcgaaacgagcttagttttgtatgttccaactgcgatgttataatttatgatcttcactgttcttcagcatggaagcgtttttaacctacgctggaaggatggacctactgggtttgcccagagacaaagtcaacaaccgcagaatatgctcggcgcacttcacggaggtggattttatgcaccgagcgagaagcaggccgtgagaagctattctgcgcattggccattagagcaattacaataaatgttttttacatgtgcgtacatgaaacaccatctgcgttttgttgcattctatagtgtgttgcactgtctgctcaaattctggttttcgcaaacgaacacaataaagtgagtccaaagtattgtttgtgttgtaagtggaattattttttaatacaatttgggcacacgcttgcttgattgtaacaatgaacgcgactgcgtgcatgaaagcGCAAAAGAATCCACAGCGCACAAGCATCTGATAAGCGTCTGATAactaacgcccgcgacaaaaaaaaaaaaaacgtgcgccgcggaaacaacaaaaaaaagagcattgcgcgaggcatggcagagggataggaaagtcaagagggaaaggggaaacaagcggaacaacgttatcataaaaaaggaagaaaaaaagtgctatagcgaaagggggagggtaaaaaaagtcgcgccggttttctttttttttcgccaccgtagtaccgtcatccatccgctagggcctaactgaagtgcgccttggcgctagcgtcgactgagcgtctgctataggagaaccaatgggaggtataggaagatgcACCCCCCTGGTCTCGCATCCAATTCTGCGCCAAGtaccgcgtgccgcgagatgaatgaccaatcaagagcgacgaggctGACGTCACCGAGCCTTGGCGACCGCACCGCCGCCGCTCCCACACTGGGTTTATcagtcgacgatcgtcgtctctcgcggttccatGGAGGGATTTCTGGATGCTGTCCGACCGTACCCTTTCCGCTCAGGATGTTGCTCGCGCGTTTCGAAAGCGcgcgagatcttatcgcgctgccgcgcggcgagacgcgcttgtCACGGTGTCCTTGGCGGCAAGGCACTGATgacgcgcggcatgacgcgcggcatgacgcgcgcgtttttgccgctagcgtggccgtaccctcaCGTGGCAACCGGCTCCTTTCTCGCGATTCTTTCGGGACACGCTGAGCCATCTAGTGACACAAccgagaagtccacgcgtggccttcgagaCAAAAAGCGTGGCGCACCGGCGCTTGCGCACGGTCAGATTCGTTCCCTCGCTTGACGCACACTAAGTGGCCCATACTCCACGATCCAAATTAGCGACAGGTTCATCGAAAAGCGGCCCATACGCGgtgcattcacagcgcagctcgCCAaggcgttggcgtgaaaggcgttcattgaaagtgACTCTTACCCAGTGCAGTTGCAGCGCAGCATGCTactgcgtcgggttgctgtccttgaggaaaccGTAAGACATGGATTCGATTCCACGCAGCATCAGAGAAATTTTAAgcgatctttttcgtcattgtagagcggcattTTCACCgacacatacctagttacccaaggtACATGTGTTACCCAGTTACCCATTGTGTGTCGAACCAGTACAAATACCACCAGGCCCACTGGTACCGCGCCGTGGTACCACCGGTACTACGGCTATCTACGAGATcggcgaactttttttttttttactgtactgTGTCGGGACCGGCCGTTGAAAAAGGCTAGAAACGTATCTGATACAGAAACTTGGGGATAACTCGTGAAACATCTGTGTCTTTAAATTAAGGAAATTTTGAGCCTACCGACAAACCAAAGTTGGTCTTGCGGTACGCCGTGTTTAAGTGAACTGTTCGTGGCAAACTTTGAAAGGGTTGTTAAACAACTTGTCAAGCGAAGCTTTGTTTGCCTACCTTCTCGGATTTGGAGGGGCTGCATGGCTCCTGCGCGCTGACAGCGCATCCGAATGCCGGTGGTTTGAAAATGGGAGAACCTGGGAACTCCGTTCGGGAGATACGAATCCACAATGCTGCCCCGTCTTGACAGGTTCTCGGGGGTCCCGCTGGGCCGGAGCACACCTAGGAGGCACCTCCCGTTTTCCGCGTCGACAGCGAGTCCCGACATCGAGATATTGGTCAGACTCGTCGTGTCCAGCAGAGTTGaccgatcgcgtctagcaagacCGAGGGTGCAGCACCTTTAGCCGAGGTGGTCAGTTTTTAGCAGGCTCGTCATCGTCTTGATTACCCCGAACATGTCCTCACGAATGCACCAGAGCAGAAAGGCGGCAGGTTTGTTAAAAGCTTATCTCGGAAACAATCCATAGAGTGCGGTAGATgatcaggaaaaaagaaaataaacatgcATTTCTTTGCAAAAGAAGACACCTAAAACAGACAAACAACTTcttctgcgcatgcgcttacTGAACCGCCGGCTACCCCTGGTTATCGCGATGGCATAACTACACGGCATTTCCCACATCGCCACTTCGATCCGAATTTGTCCTGACTACTTGCTTTCTCTCACGACAATAAAAAATAGACCGCAATATCGGTCATCGTTTTGGTTCATTTCTCGTTAAGGAGAAAGCGTCGTTCTTTTCAGTGCTTCAGTAGGGCGCCCGCTTTAAAATTCCAGTTCATCTCTCCATCTATACTTTAGATCTGCAGTAAAGCTCGGTACGCATTTGCTTCGGATAAAGCATATATTTATCAGCATGTCTGCAGTGGTGTCGGGCTGAGGCGGCGCACGCGCAGTGGACTAACACATCACGCTGACGCATGACGGCTGGCCGAGCAAGAGACGTCTTTTCTTCACACCATGAACTTCAGTGTTATTTCTGCGCGAATAAGCCTGAAGGTTTTTCAGCGCTAAACCCAGCTCACTTATCTTTGAGTTATTCACGTCTGCGCACTCGACCAGTTCACCTGAGCGCTTCCTTAAGCCAGCAACCTTAGTACTTAGTGTGTCCAGCGATGTTTTCATTTGATCATGCTTCAACGAAAGCACTTCCATTCACGCGTGTATGCCTTCAATTTCCTTGGattatttttcaattttttgtagCACAGAGCTGTTCTTTGGAGATTGAGCCTGAATGGCTTTGTCAAGGTGGTCCACACGTGAACTAATCTTTCATACCTTGCCTTCATTATTTCACGCATTGCTGGTTCCCTCGTGTCACCGTCATTATACTCCTCAGATTTAGACATGCTTCGACTTACGATTCGCGCATAGCCATTCACGTTTATCTAGCGTCTTCAAGGCCTGCTTTTAAAGATCATATGGAAAAAGAAATTACATAAAGCACAATGAAAGCGGTCACTGTCTTTCTTCATAGGCTTCAAACATGTCAAACAGCTATCGTTCACAGATGTAGTAGACGTGATTACAAAATTAAAGGAATACACATGTGTACAGAAGAGGAAGATACACAAGAAAAGGTTGCTGTATAAAATaagaataaaatttaaaaaagacTCGTCATCCCAGCCCTGCAAAGCTGCGGAAAACCGCCACAACTactgctgaggggggggggggggggggggggggggagtatttcTTATAaattcgaaagcattatatgACCCGTGAAGCGAGAAATCCGgtgttaacatccgatggtaccaaaccCCATGCCACcgagtggtgacgtcacgtttggcATGATAACGTAAAGCGATAAAATCATCACGTCAAGCGTCGTCGCGTGATGACGTCAACACACCAAAGGTCGCGTGATGGCATCATCACGTCAAACTTTAGCCTTCGTGacaacggcatcgtcacgtcatAATATCGCCTGATGCCGTCCTGTGATGACGTCATGACGTTACGCGATGACATCATGTGGTTGCTCTtcgagaagcagcacactgtgcgcttacCGCTTCTTTGCATGGTTTCCGGGATCGGCTCGCATTTTTGGGAGAGCAAGCCGCCACAAAAattcccgaccaactagaggctaccAATTTCGCTGTAATACCATTTAAACACTTGTGCAAGCTCGCTTACCTACAAG
This region of Dermacentor silvarum isolate Dsil-2018 chromosome 5, BIME_Dsil_1.4, whole genome shotgun sequence genomic DNA includes:
- the LOC119452811 gene encoding uncharacterized protein LOC119452811 isoform X8, coding for MARLLLVCALSVSFACFASGYQSRYYFSSNGLGGGQGGGLFGSGGLSSLFSGGGFGGSGLGGGYGGGGQGGGMFGSGGLGSLFSGGYGGSGLGGGYGSSGQGGGMFGSGGLSSLFSGRYGGSGLGGGLGSLFSGSLGSGGYGGSGGFGSGGLGGGYGGSSGYSGSGYGGSSGGSGGSGMSSGFGSLGGGSGLSSLFGGLGGSSGFGGGLSSGGLGGLFGSGSSSRRRRARGRGRGRRYGGSGGFGGSGYGGSSGMGGGLGGYGGSSMGGSFGGGSGMGGGLGGYGGSSGMSGGLGGYGGSSGMSGGYGGYGGSSSMGGGLGGYGGSSGMSGGFGGYGGSSGMSGGYGGYGSSGMGGGYGGYGSSGMGGGLGGYGGSSGMSGGYGGYGSSGMGGGLGGYGGSSGMSGGYGGYGSSGMGGGLGGYGGSSGMSGGLGGYGGSSGMSGSYGGYGSSGMGGGFGGSSGSGGMGGGFGGLSSLGSFGGGSSGGQGGSSQQKVSLF
- the LOC119452811 gene encoding uncharacterized protein LOC119452811 isoform X18; protein product: MARLLLVCALSVSFACFASGYQSRYYFSSNGLGGGQGGGLFGSGGLSSLFSGGGFGGSGLGGGYGGGGQGGGMFGSGGLGSLFSGGYGGSGLGGGYGSSGQGGGMFGSGGLSSLFSGRYGGSGLGGGLGSLFSGSLGSGGYGGSGGFGSGGLGGGYGGSSGYSGSGYGGSSGGSGGSGMSSGFGSLGGGSGLSSLFGGLGGSSGFGGGLSSGGLGGLFGSGSSSRRRRARGRGRGRRYGGSGGFGGSGYGGSSGMGGGLGGYGGSSMGGSFGGGSGMGGGLGGYGGSSGMSGGLGGYGGSSGMSGGYGGYGGSSSMGGGLGGYGGSSGMSGGFGGYGGSSGMSGGYGGYGSSGMGGGYGGYGSSGMGGGYGGYGSSGMGGGLGGYGGSSGMSGGYGGYGSSGMGGGLGGYGGSSGMSGGLGGYGGSSGMSGSYGGYGSSGMGGGFGGSSGSGGMGGGFGGLSSLGSFGGGSSGGQGGSSQQKVSLF
- the LOC119452811 gene encoding uncharacterized protein LOC119452811 isoform X23, whose translation is MARLLLVCALSVSFACFASGYQSRYYFSSNGLGGGQGGGLFGSGGLSSLFSGGGFGGSGLGGGYGGGGQGGGMFGSGGLGSLFSGGYGGSGLGGGYGSSGQGGGMFGSGGLSSLFSGRYGGSGLGGGLGSLFSGSLGSGGYGGSGGFGSGGLGGGYGGSSGYSGSGYGGSSGGSGGSGMSSGFGSLGGGSGLSSLFGGLGGSSGFGGGLSSGGLGGLFGSGSSSRRRRARGRGRGRRYGGSGGFGGSGYGGSSGMGGGLGGYGGSSMGGSFGGGSGMGGGLGGYGGSSGMSGGLGGYGGSSGMSGGYGGYGSSGMSGGYGGYGSSGMGGGYGGYGSSGMGGGYGGYGSSGMGGGLGGYGGSSGMSGGYGGYGSSGMGGGLGGYGGSSGMSGGYGGYGSSGMGGGLGGYGGSSGMSGGLGGYGGSSGMSGSYGGYGSSGMGGGFGGSSGSGGMGGGFGGLSSLGSFGGGSSGGQGGSSQQKVSLF
- the LOC119452811 gene encoding uncharacterized protein LOC119452811 isoform X49, with product MARLLLVCALSVSFACFASGYQSRYYFSSNGLGGGQGGGLFGSGGLSSLFSGGGFGGSGLGGGYGGGGQGGGMFGSGGLGSLFSGGYGGSGLGGGYGSSGQGGGMFGSGGLSSLFSGRYGGSGLGGGLGSLFSGSLGSGGYGGSGGFGSGGLGGGYGGSSGYSGSGYGGSSGGSGGSGMSSGFGSLGGGSGLSSLFGGLGGSSGFGGGLSSGGLGGLFGSGSSSRRRRARGRGRGRRYGGSGGFGGSGYGGSSGMGGGLGGYGGSSMGGSFGGGSGMGGGLGGYGGSSGMSGGLGGYGGSSGMSGGYGGYGSSGMSGGYGGYGSSGMGGGYGGYGSSGMGGGLGGYGGSSGMSGGLGGYGGSSGMSGSYGGYGSSGMGGGFGGSSGSGGMGGGFGGLSSLGSFGGGSSGGQGGSSQQKVSLF
- the LOC119452811 gene encoding uncharacterized protein LOC119452811 isoform X7, producing the protein MARLLLVCALSVSFACFASGYQSRYYFSSNGLGGGQGGGLFGSGGLSSLFSGGGFGGSGLGGGYGGGGQGGGMFGSGGLGSLFSGGYGGSGLGGGYGSSGQGGGMFGSGGLSSLFSGRYGGSGLGGGLGSLFSGSLGSGGYGGSGGFGSGGLGGGYGGSSGYSGSGYGGSSGGSGGSGMSSGFGSLGGGSGLSSLFGGLGGSSGFGGGLSSGGLGGLFGSGSSSRRRRARGRGRGRRYGGSGGFGGSGYGGSSGMGGGLGGYGGSSMGGSFGGGSGMGGGLGGYGGSSGMSGGLGGYGGSSGMSGGYGGYGGSSSMGGGLGGYGGSSGMSGGFGGYGGSSGMSGGYGGYGSSGMGGGLGGYGGSSGMSGGYGGYGSSGMGGGYGGYGSSGMGGGLGGYGGSSGMSGGYGGYGSSGMGGGLGGYGGSSGMSGGLGGYGGSSGMSGSYGGYGSSGMGGGFGGSSGSGGMGGGFGGLSSLGSFGGGSSGGQGGSSQQKVSLF
- the LOC119452811 gene encoding uncharacterized protein LOC119452811 isoform X5 yields the protein MARLLLVCALSVSFACFASGYQSRYYFSSNGLGGGQGGGLFGSGGLSSLFSGGGFGGSGLGGGYGGGGQGGGMFGSGGLGSLFSGGYGGSGLGGGYGSSGQGGGMFGSGGLSSLFSGRYGGSGLGGGLGSLFSGSLGSGGYGGSGGFGSGGLGGGYGGSSGYSGSGYGGSSGGSGGSGMSSGFGSLGGGSGLSSLFGGLGGSSGFGGGLSSGGLGGLFGSGSSSRRRRARGRGRGRRYGGSGGFGGSGYGGSSGMGGGLGGYGGSSMGGSFGGGSGMGGGLGGYGGSSGMSGGLGGYGGSSGMSGGYGGYGGSSSMGGGLGGYGGSSGMSGGFGGYGGSSGMSGGYGGYGSSGMGGGYGGYGSSGMGGGYGGYGSSGMGGGLGGYGGSSGMSGGYGGYGSSGMGGGLGGYGGSSGMSGGYGGYGSSGMGGGLGGYGGSSGMSGGLGGYGGSSGMSGSYGGYGSSGMGGGFGGSSGSGGMGGGFGGLSSLGSFGGGSSGGQGGSSQQKVSLF
- the LOC119452811 gene encoding uncharacterized protein LOC119452811 isoform X13; the protein is MARLLLVCALSVSFACFASGYQSRYYFSSNGLGGGQGGGLFGSGGLSSLFSGGGFGGSGLGGGYGGGGQGGGMFGSGGLGSLFSGGYGGSGLGGGYGSSGQGGGMFGSGGLSSLFSGRYGGSGLGGGLGSLFSGSLGSGGYGGSGGFGSGGLGGGYGGSSGYSGSGYGGSSGGSGGSGMSSGFGSLGGGSGLSSLFGGLGGSSGFGGGLSSGGLGGLFGSGSSSRRRRARGRGRGRRYGGSGGFGGSGYGGSSGMGGGLGGYGGSSMGGSFGGGSGMGGGLGGYGGSSGMSGGLGGYGGSSGMSGGYGGYGSSGMSGGYGGYGSSGMGGGLGGYGGSSGMSGGYGGYGSSGMGGGYGGYGSSGMGGGLGGYGGSSGMSGGYGGYGSSGMGGGLGGYGGSSGMSGGYGGYGSSGMGGGLGGYGGSSGMSGGLGGYGGSSGMSGSYGGYGSSGMGGGFGGSSGSGGMGGGFGGLSSLGSFGGGSSGGQGGSSQQKVSLF